TCAAAAGCTAAAATCATTAATTTTGCAGTCGTAGCAGCATCTTCATCAGCTCGATGTGCATTCGTTAAAGTAATATCATGTGCTTCAGCAAGCTCACTCAATTGATAGCTTTTATCTGTTGGAAAAGCAATTTTGAATATTTCTAACGTATCTATTACTTTTTTAGGACGATAATGAATGTTACAATCTTTAAATGCTTTTTTTATAAAATTCAAGTCAAAATCAACATTATGTGCGACAAATATACAATCTTTTATTTTATCGTATATTTCCTGTGCAACTTGGTTAAAATATGGCGCTTTTTGCAACATATTTTCTTCAATGGATGTTAACGCCTGAATAAATGGTGGAATTTCTAAATTTGTTCTAATCATCGAATGATATGTATCAATAATTTGATTATTACGCACAAAGGTTATCCCAATTTGAATAATATCGTCAAAATCTAATTGGTTTCCTGTTGTCTCTAAATCGACAACAGCATAGGTTGCCATACCCATAGCTATCTCTCCTTGCTTTAGTGTTAAAAATCTATATCTGCACTAATTAAACGGTGTGATTCACCCGCTTCATCTCTAACAATTAGATAGCCATCGTAATCTAAATCAATTGCTTGACCTTTAAACTGTTTGTCATTTTCTGTAAACTGCAACGTTCTATTCCAAATGTTTGAAGTTGCAATATATTCATCTCTAATTTCAGAAAACGGTAACGTTAAAAATTGATTATATCTCTTTTCAATTTCCTGAAGTAATTTCTCTAAAAATTGATATCTATCTAATTTATGTTCACCATGTAATTGTATACTTGTTGCTCTATGTCTAATACTTTCATCAAAATCTTCTAATTGCTGAGTCAAATTAATCCCAATACCACATATTATTGCTTCTATGCCATCATTATTTGCTACCATTTCAGTCAAAAAACCACAAACTTTTCCATCACCAATATATATATCATTTGGCCATTTCACTTTAACTTCATCTTTACTAAAATACTGAATGGCATCTCGTATACCTAATGCAATAAATAAATTAAATTTAGATATCATTGAAAAAGCAACATTTGGTCTTAAAACAACCGACATCCATAGTCCTTGACCTTTCGTAGAACTCCAATATCGATTGAATCGGCCACGTCCTTTAGTCTGTTCGTCACTTAATATAAAAAATGA
This is a stretch of genomic DNA from Staphylococcus roterodami. It encodes these proteins:
- a CDS encoding biotin--[acetyl-CoA-carboxylase] ligase translates to MSKYSQDVLQLLYKSKPNYISGQTIAESLNISRTAVKKVIDQLKLEGCKIDSVNHKGHLLQQLPDVWYQGIINQYTQNSALFNFSEVYDSIDSTQLAAKKSLVGNQSSFFILSDEQTKGRGRFNRYWSSTKGQGLWMSVVLRPNVAFSMISKFNLFIALGIRDAIQYFSKDEVKVKWPNDIYIGDGKVCGFLTEMVANNDGIEAIICGIGINLTQQLEDFDESIRHRATSIQLHGEHKLDRYQFLEKLLQEIEKRYNQFLTLPFSEIRDEYIATSNIWNRTLQFTENDKQFKGQAIDLDYDGYLIVRDEAGESHRLISADIDF